tcctcatatattattaactcttctctcctacctcacatctgccttatttgcactactgaatgtaaatatttatcacagtaacaactgtttacttttgtatcttgcactaccatacctaaattggactatgctcatttgcactgccgactgttgttacattatcaatgcttacattaatattttgtacagttaatcacttccactgcacttttacaccttgtttatagtaacagtcatctgtatatatattatattgatagtacatatcacctgtaaattctgcctatagtaatagccatctgtatatttattcactatacatattcacctgtaaattctgtatatttattcactatacatattcacctgtaaattctgtacatttattcactatacatattcacttgtaatttctgtatatttattcactatacatattcacctgtaaattctgtttatattaataaccatctttctatatatatttatacatatactcagtacatatccttgtcctgcacttattcaaccattgtatatactgcacttgctactattgcacttctggttagacctaaactgcatttcgttgccctgtacctgtacttgtgtaatgacaataaagttgaatctaatctaatctaatctaatctaatttaGGTGACCAAGTATTAAATgtggtaaataaaataaaatatcagggTCACATTATTAGAGATGAtttaaatgatgatgatgatgtgcaACGCCAGTGCTGTAAGTTATACGGACAGGCGAATATGTCGGCTCGTAAATTTTACATGTGCACCATTGATGTCAAAATAGCACTTTTTAGAGCGTACTGTACTTCATTTTATGTCACACTTATGGTGTAGTTATAGTAAAGCTAAAATGAAAAAGCTTTAGGGGGCATTTAATGATGCATTAAGAATCCTGCTTAAGTTCCCAAGGTGGATGAGTGCAAGCCAATTGTTTGTATCTAGTGATGTTCCTACTTTGCATGCTGTTTTAAGGAATTATATAGTTTCATGTGTCGATTAAGTGATTCAAGAAATACAATTATAATGGCCTTAAATGATCCCACATTAAGTGATACAAAGTATTTTTCCTTGTTCTGGAAGCACTTGAATTCaagtttgtatgttttttaagtgATTGTTGTATGTGTAATGTATGTTGGTATgtaattttcttcttttgtgtattttatttttattgtgatatGGACCAAATggtctgaaataaataaataataatgataatgtgtatttgaattgtgtgtaagcatttaagaatacctgtaataactagattgaaacgtttgaaagacaaatttatgctggcttgtcttaaagtcttgtttaagaaacataaatagtttgctcagttagatgttctagatcaggggtgcccaaccctgttcctggagatccaccttcctgcagagtttagctccaaccctgatcaaacacaactgaaccaactaattaggatctgaaggagcacttgataattacagacaggtgtgtttgatcagggttggaattgaactctgcaggaaggtagatctccaggaacagggttgagCACCCCtgttctagatgtttgctaaagtgttgctagttggttgctaggatattctgggtggttgctaggctcttgctatgcagtttctgGGGTGTTGCTTGACTATTGATAGTGCgttctgggtgattacagacattcccacctctggtaataacagaaaatcaaatattgttttaaaaactgATCCAGTTTCAATGCtttgatattattgtatttctttctaatGTTAGGAAATTCAAAAGTGCTAGTCTTAAACCTGCACTAAAAAGTGATTTATAccatctacactcttaaaaataaaggtgcttcacgatgccatagaataatatttttgactaaatggttccataaagaacatttaacatctgaagaacctttctgtttcacaaaaggttctttgtgaaggttcttcagattctAAAAAGTTAAGGAAGAGATgcttctttgtggaaccaaaaatggttcttctgtggcgtcacttgaagaaccttttgaagcacctttatttaaGAGTGTAAGTAgcctatgtaatattaatagaacCGTGTGTCTTCTTTAAtgatacaagctcagaaacatttataacctgttgaagtttttttatattgtgtattgacttggtgccatgatggatattgaaatgttatttatttttatgttaaacagtatagatgattacttaatggtaaGGCAATATTTGTCAGAAATGACCCTGTAAAATGTTGATTAAACAAACTATGAAAcgtgtattttaaaatgacatgaaataGAATGAAAAATGAGGATGGATCAGATGCAAACGTATGGCAGAATATCTTGATTTATATCTTATAACAAGATATTGTTTTTAGGGGAGGATCTCCATCTTTGAGTTGATCTTGAAGATGAACTTTATTCACTGTGACAAACTTAGATGAAGACATGTGATGTAACACTTGCTAAGCTAAACTACTtaatgtgattttttattttatgactgCGTAGAGAAGACGAAtgagtgaaactcttcccgcatgcagtgcagtgatacggtttctctccagtgtgaatcctctcatgtgaTTTCAAGTGTCCTGAacgactgaatctcttgtcacagtgtgaacacttgtaaggtttctctccagtgtggatcctctggtGCTGTTTCAATTGACCAGCTGtaataaaagtcttctcacactcaaagcacatatgaTCTTTCACACCAGTGTGTATCTTCTGATGTAGTTTTAATTTCTCCAGTagtgtaaaactctttccacataaagaacatgaatgtggtttCTCCTTTGAATGAACTTTAAGGTGTCTATTCAAGCCTGAAGCCCACAAAAATGGTttcccacattgatcacatgGGTGCactttctctccagtgtggatcctcatgtgaatACTGAGATGCTGTTTGtatgtaaaactctttccacactgagtgcaggtgaaactTTTCTTGTCTCTTCTTTTCAGTAAAGAAACTCTTTCAGTCTTTGAGCAAGTTTTTGCTCCAGTTTtgacattatattttttctccTCCATTAGACctgaaattaaagttaaaaagattacaatataaataaatcataaaaaatacaaataaaaaaatttgagaAATGTGAAGTGAAAGCAGACAACGACTACAcaaaattatgattatttttacacatttttacaaatacaAACACTAATACAATGTTTCTGTAGTGACAACTATTCGATGTTTGATCAACTccacaattttaatatattatattatacaaattaatattaacattagacattttacattttatcaagagctgataaaatgtaaaaaaaaaaaaaactgtaacttgaatgcaatgtaagtcgctttggataaaagcgtctgctaaatgcataaatgtaaatgtaaacattaaccATTGATGAAGGatcaagaataaacaccaacctgtttgttcttcagtgtgtttcattctgcagggttctggatctctcatgttctctctgtccttcaataaactctgtctctgcagatttcacttcttcctgatgctctgatgctcgtcttcacttgtagactgatgggaatattccagcatttattgctgGACTGCAGTGGGAGGAGCCTCAATGAAGGTgtgattgttgtgggaggagcttcactgaaggtatgattgttgtgggaggagcttcactgaaggagGAGCGGATCTGCCAAAGTTTGTGAGTTTGTTTTTCTACTAATTCACATATTAAGCATTTATGGTTATCTGGTATTTATAGTAAAGTATCTGAATTTTTATACAAGTTTACacatgcatttctgttttgtctctaagattttcacatttaatatttacaaatattaaaataaaaaaaagaataaatagaAGTACAGTTATGTAACCAATAAAAATCAGtgttttcataattacttcCATTTGAGATTGATTTGTTGTTCATTGGTTTTTAGTTTTGTGTTGGTttatattaaaggggtggtttactgctttttttctttgcttgattgtgtttatggggtgcaatataacatgtcttcgtgtttcgtttgttaaaaaacgccttatttttcatatatttcaccatTATTGTAAggcgctttctcctctgtcatttgaacgaccggttgacttcctgattctctgaaaccactccctcagaaacaggcgatgggctcagattggttagttaggccggtgtgttgtgattggctaaaccgcgtactgcacattgtctgGAAACTTCACGCCTATTACCCACTGTTAAAAATtacctgtaaattttacagtaaaatactggcaGCAGGGTTGCCAGCCagttactgtaattttacagtagcggttctgtaatttaatttacataattttactgtattctttattacagtaaaattctgtaaattaaattacagaaccgctactgtaaaattacagtaacaactaACAACCtataatattactgtaaaattacaaatatatatataatatattttcccAAATGCTGCCAATGACTGGCAGctgaattttaaatgtaaactatTAACTGCATAAGCTTTAATCAATTGTTAACTGCACAAAGTGTTGTATACTGCATAACGTAATTcaattataacaaaaataatgacactTGTTTGAAAAACAGgtcaaaatttatttaataactttcaaatttgcatgaataaagtaataaaacagtgtactttgtattatattgaactcatttatttacaaaatgttatttttaaatggacaattaaagggttagttcaccaaacaagtaaaaattctgtcattaattactcaccctcatgtggtTCCACATCCGTAAGACCTTGGTTCATCtacagaacacaaattaagattttgatgaaatctgagagctttcagTCCCTCCATTGGGTGCAGCGCAACTTGCACATTCAAGGTCCTTGAACTAGAATGTGCAAGTTGCGTTGCACCCAATGGAGGGACTGAAAGCgccagatttcatcaaaatctTCATTGTGTTCTgtagatgaacgaaggtcttacggatGTGGAACACATGATGAGTAATGTATTTTCAACTAACCcttcaaatgttttaaattacttGAAACATATAATTAGCAATCATATACCCTcaacaaaagaagaaatatgCAAACTGTTACTTTATAACCACAAGTTGACCAACATggtcataataaaaataattataaaaaccaCAAAGATTCCGATGACTCTTCATGAACAGACCATGGCACCACAAACAACAAGGCCCCAAGTCCAACAAACTTCTGATCCAAAAAAGGAGAACACCACAGGATGCAAAGAGTGGCTAGAAATATTGCAAAGAACAGAGGACAATATATTAGATACATTACAAAACATAATGATACAGCCAGACACAGATAGAGAGAAGTCAGATACAGATAGAGTATGACAGATAcaggatgacagatacagtcagagAATGACGGATACagtcagatacagacagagaatgacagatacagtcagatacagacagaggatgacagatacagtcagaggatgacggatacagtcagatacagacagaggatgacggatacagtcagaggatgacagatacagtcagatacagacagaggatgacagatacagtcagatacagacagagaatgacggatacagtcagatacagacagagaatgacagatacagacagaggatgacggatacagtcagaggatgacggatacagtcagatacagacagaggatgacagatacagtcagatacagacagaggatgacagatacagtcagatacagacagaggatgacagatacagacagaggatgacggatacagtcagatacagacagagaatgacggatacagtcagatacagacagagatgacagatacagtcagaggatgacagatacagacagaggatgacagatacagacagaggatgacagatacagacagagaatGACGGATACAGTCAGATACAGACAAAGaatgacagatacagtcagaggatgacagatacagacagaggatgacagatacagacagaggatgacagatacagtcagatacagATAGAGAATGACGGATACAGTCAGAGACAGAGAATAATAAAAGGAAAATTAGATCTTGATGTGTGTGTACTTACATTTCAGAAATTCCACTGAAAATCCATCACTTTGCAAAGAAGAGTGGCAACATGTGGGTTCACTGCAACCTGTTTCTTCTGTACCATTTGCCCGGTCGTTTTAGATGGCACTTTTCCTTTCGACTTCTTTGTTCCTCTCTCCGGATTAATACCTACAAAGCGTCTAAAGGGTCATGAAACAGACAATATGTAATTAAGATGCGTTTCTCTACTCCAGTGAGGACCTCCCAGAAAGTTTTAGATGTCCACTAATTAAACCACCTGTTTTAACTCATTAGCTTGCTGGTGTTAAATGAGGAGACATCTAAATCATTTGCCCTGAAAAATTTTATGTCTTCTCGAGTTGAGAAGCATTGTGTTAAAGGCCTCAACAGATATAACACATAACATATCTACATAgataaaatgaaagttctgatATAACATATCAACATATGTAAAATACTGGTACTGAAGTTGTTAGAATTCAACCATTACCTTTGAATGAACTCCAAGGTACATGCTGCCTCCTCCTGGTACTCAAGATTGAATATATAGTACGATGCGAACAGAGTGGCAAGGCCAGACAGGAAGCTGGGCTGAATGCCCTCACACACAACCTCGCCTTCAATAGTCAGCATCCAGTGTCCACTCGTCAAAGTGTCTCCTAAAACAACCACATGTTACAAGTCACTTTTAACTATACCATTTTTATCTTTCagcttttacatttaaactatattttaatatgtaagaGTACATGAACTCATTCTTTTAAACCAAAGTTAACAAGAGGcattacaaacaaacaataagcaAATTAGAGCAAATGTCcaactgaacaaaaaaaaaaacaattctatataaaaggcaaaaaaaaaaaacgacaatGGGGTAGAACATCAGTGTAATGTAATACTGGTAACACCGAGTACCGCAGCAAGCATAAAGCCAACAAGACAGCCTTACAAAAATACTCCACTGAAATTTAAATGGAGGAACACAACATAAGAAAAATCCTTAATATAGACAGAaaccagaaaaacaaacaaacaaacaaagtacAGAGGTACAAAGTACACAGTTAAAGTAGTAGTTACATATACAAGATTTTCTTTTCTGGTCAAGTCCAAGTTCTGGTCAATTAAGAGAGTACACTTACCAAGCACAATTAGTCGTGGGCTCCCAGGTATGGTGTGTGTCGCTTGAAGGTCAGCTGCTGTGGCGCACCtctataaaaaaacattaactgtCCATATAAACTAATACAagaacatacaaaaacaaaaaaatagtgGTTTTCAGCAATATACTTACATTCGCAAGAAGCAGAAGACCATCCAGATCCTCTCGGAAATGTGCCAGGATGAGTTTGATCACAAGGGGTCCAACTTCTTCTTCGCTGGACAAGATTTTCTTGACAACTTCATTTGTGGGTTTGCTCTTAAAGAAGTCAACGAGGACTTTACCATACTCCTGTATGGCTTGGTTGAGCCTTTTGTGTATGGCGATACTGGTAAGCTCCTCAAAATGTGCATATATGTGCTTTTGCACAAACAGGTATGGCCATTTGCTTTTGAGGTCTTTGATAGGAAGTACTTGTGTGTCATTGATGTGCTTTCTTTGCAAATAATAAGTTTCCTTCATTAAGGCACAAACATCACTCCTGTCAGCTCCACTTTTTCCATATCGCTGGTACAAATTCTCTaaagtttgtcttttttcctcaAGTACATCATCAGAATTTGCAAGCGGAGGCTCAGGCTGCCATTGTGTGCATCCGTATGTGGCTGTTGGTTCTCTGCATTGCATTCTCTCAGGTGTGTCAGTTACTCCACTGATTCGTCGCCTGCGTGATAAAGTATTATCTCTATTGACGTGTTCTACACgggtttttatttgtttcaagAGGGAGTAGTattcaatttcatttttttcttgagtATCATCAAAATCAGAAAAGCTCTTTGGATACTTTTGACAATTTTGAGAGCTACAGCAAGGCACTGTGCTTTGCTTGGATTCTTTTCATGTTTCCTAATTTCATCAACAATTATACGAATCATTTTGCGGCGATCTGGGGAGTGGTCTCTTTCCATTCGCTACTGCACTGCGCACTGCTCGGCATTTGGTTCCAAGGAACCTGAAATGACTCAGGCCAAGTAACTGCTGTGGTTGAAGAAAGGCTTGGTGGGCTAATGGTGTCTAATGTGACAGTGGAAGGCGGCGGAGGTATTGTTGGAGGGACATCACCAGATTGATTTTGTTCTCCAGCTGatagaaaaaatatatcatcAACATGTCAGTGTTATGTAACTGTGCTAATATTCTGATCTAttatcagaaaaataaaataactttttacagtgtaacaaaaaatatactttatacacacacacacacatatatatatatatatatatacataaacttATACATATACAGAATGTAAAAATAACCTCTCATAAAGCTGTCTAGCAGTTTGCGAATCTGGATGGGCGGGAGTAAATCAGACAGGTCCACTCCAGGAGCTCCCTCTACATACTTAAGATCATCTGTGCTCTCCACACCCCAGCTAAGAAGTCTCTGCAGCAACTGTTCCTTCTTTTCTTCAAGAAGACCAGGCAGCGCTTTGGAAATGACCTTTTGTATTTCCTCTCCCAAAGTTGTAGACATCATTCTAGAGAAGGAAAAGAGTGGTGAAGAGCAAGCACTGACAGGCCACACAACTTGTACATGGGCAAGGGATAGTAGTCCAATAGGTTTTCCTGGCTGACACAACACAGCCTTTTTGCAGGTTTCTCAGATATGCAATGAAGGCCCTGATCAATGAGAGTTGAAGAGTTATATCTTTCTGTGATGAAGTTGACGGAATCTCCTTGAATGAGAATGGCTTTTATTTTGCCAAATACAATTCCATCATCAATTTGATCAAGCACaagaaacatattttttttgtatttagtcCCTTTCACTTTTGTTTCATGTGAAATGAGTGTGTGACTGACAGTTAAGGTGTGAAACAGCTTCTCTAATATCATCATTGTAATCCGATGGGCAAAATTCTGTTCCTTTTTCAACAACAACATGGGGTGGGAACAGACTACCAGCACTTAAATAAGCTTGAAATAGCTGATGCCTTTCAGCAAGAGTAGAGCAAATGTTCTTGAAATTGTGCAACTTTCTTGAACACTGCTTGAAATATGTGTGTTTGCTTTCAAATCTGAGGGTCCAGAGACGAATGAGTGGCCCAAACTGGACTGTTAGTTCTGGATAATGAGTAACATAATGGTGTTTTGGCCTCAGAGGATGGTCAGGAAATAGTTTCTTTCGAAAATACATGTAGT
The sequence above is a segment of the Onychostoma macrolepis isolate SWU-2019 chromosome 22, ASM1243209v1, whole genome shotgun sequence genome. Coding sequences within it:
- the LOC131531272 gene encoding uncharacterized protein LOC131531272, translated to MQCREPTATYGCTQWQPEPPLANSDDVLEEKRQTLENLYQRYGKSGADRSDVCALMKETYYLQRKHINDTQVLPIKDLKSKWPYLFVQKHIYAHFEELTSIAIHKRLNQAIQEYGKVLVDFFKSKPTNEVVKKILSSEEEVGPLVIKLILAHFREDLDGLLLLANRCATAADLQATHTIPGSPRLIVLGDTLTSGHWMLTIEGEVVCEGIQPSFLSGLATLFASYYIFNLEYQEEAACTLEFIQRRFVGINPERGTKKSKGKVPSKTTGQMVQKKQVAVNPHVATLLCKVMDFQWNF